One genomic window of Medicago truncatula cultivar Jemalong A17 chromosome 1, MtrunA17r5.0-ANR, whole genome shotgun sequence includes the following:
- the LOC25485344 gene encoding octanoyltransferase LIP2, mitochondrial — protein sequence MRALRTLEVWKMGVVNYLDALKLQEKLVLDRKSHKRCDTLLSLQHPPTYTVGKRQTVHNLLIPQSELEQIGAELHYTQRGGDITFHGPHQAILYPIISLRDTGLGARKFVEKIESTMIELAGLYGVKACPGKKCETGVWVGERKIGAIGVRISNAITSHGLAFNIDPDLNYFRHIVPCGIADKEVTSLRRETDFDLPTEEIIQEQLVSCFARIFGYDNLIWKEDASISSDKNETE from the coding sequence ATGAGGGCTTTGCGAACCCTTGAGGTATGGAAAATGGGAGTCGTCAACTATTTGGATGCGTTAAAACTGCAGGAAAAGCTAGTCTTGGATAGAAAATCGCATAAGAGATGTGATACTCTATTGTCTTTGCAACACCCTCCTACATACACCGTTGGCAAAAGACAAACTGTTCATAATTTATTAATCCCTCAGTCAGAATTGGAACAGATCGGAGCTGAGCTTCACTACACACAACGTGGAGGAGACATTACATTTCACGGTCCACACCAAGCCATTTTATATCCTATCATATCGCTTCGTGACACGGGACTTGGTGCTAGaaaatttgtagaaaaaattgagTCAACTATGATTGAACTGGCAGGTCTATACGGCGTGAAAGCTTGTCCTGGAAAGAAGTGTGAGACAGGAGTTTGGGTTGGAGAAAGAAAGATAGGTGCAATTGGTGTTCGGATATCAAATGCAATCACTTCTCATGGATTGGCATTTAATATTGATCCTGATTTAAACTACTTTAGGCACATCGTTCCCTGTGGAATTGCTGATAAAGAAGTGACATCTTTGAGAAGAGAGACAGATTTTGACCTTCCCACAGAAGAAATAATACAAGAGCAGTTGGTTTCATGTTTTGCAAGAATTTTTGGTTATGATAACTTGATCTGGAAGGAGGATGCTTCTATATCATCCGataaaaatgaaactgaatGA
- the LOC11414705 gene encoding endo-1,4-beta-xylanase 5-like isoform X2, translating to MKVGAAELCILLFTTSCLLHFSSELQHSMPYDYSATTQCVTEPKRAQYGGGIIVNPGFDHNIKGWRVFGNGTIEERISNDENRFIVASNRRQTLDGFSQKVQLKKGMIYMFSAWFQLSEGSDIVSVVFKRNGSELVHGGHVIAKHGCWSLLKGGIVANFSSPAEILFESENPIVELWVHSVSLQPFTREQWRSHQDSSIERVRKSRVRFQVTHPNETVLEGATVVIKQTRANFPYGCAMNRHILTNSDYQKWFVSRFKYTTFTNEMKWYSTEKIQGHENYTIPDAMLKFAKENGISVRGHNILWDSERRQPEWDLSLSPDELREAAAKRMKSVVSRYKGQLIAWDVVNENVHFHFFEDNLGKNASAVYYSAAYHLDPTTNMFMNEYNTIEYSGDKDASPTNYIRKLKEIQQFPGNAGISLAIGLQCHFSSGVPNIAYMRSGLDLLAATGLPIWLTETSVDPQPNQNQGGF from the exons ATGAAGGTCGGTGCAGCAGAGCTATGCATTTTGTTGTTCACCACATCTTGCCTTCTTCACTTTTCATCAGAGCTACAACATTCTATGCCTTATGATTATTCTGCTACTACTCAG TGTGTGACAGAACCTAAGAGGGCACAATATGGAGGAGGCATTATAGTAAATCCAGGATTTGATCACAACATAAAGGGTTGGAGAGTGTTTGGAAATGGAACAATCGAGGAACGAATATCAAATGATGAAAATAGATTCATTGTTGCTAGCAACAGAAGACAAACATTGGATGGTTTCTCACAGAAGGTCCAACTGAAGAAAGGAATGATATACATGTTTTCTG CTTGGTTTCAGCTCAGTGAAGGAAGTGACATTGTGTCAGttgtatttaaaagaaatggaAGTGAACTGGTGCATGGTGGCCATGTGATAGCCAAACATGGATGTTGGTCGCTGCTAAAAGGCGGTATAGTTGCAAACTTTTCAAGCCCTGCTGAGATTCTTTTTGAG AGTGAGAATCCAATTGTGGAATTATGGGTTCATAGTGTCTCCTTACAACCATTCACCAGAGAGCAATGGAGGTCACACCAAGATAGCAGCATTGAGAGG GTACGTAAGAGCAGGGTGAGATTCCAGGTAACTCATCCAAATGAAACAGTGTTGGAAGGAGCAACAGTTGTTATTAAACAAACAAGGGCAAATTTTCCATATGGATGTGCGATGAACCGTCATATCCTCACAAACAGTGACTACCAGAAATGGTTTGTGTCAAGATTCAAATACACAACTTTCACTAACGAGATGAAGTGGTATAGTACAGAGAAAATCCAAGGCCATGAAAACTATACTATCCCAGATGCCATGCTGAAATTTGCTAAGGAAAATGGCATATCTGTCAGAGGTCATAACATTTTGTGGGACAGTGAAAGACGTCAACCTGAATGGGATTTGTCCCTGTCTCCTGATGAATTACGAGAAGCAGCTGCAAAAAGAATGAAATCCGTGGTCTCAAGGTATAAAGGACAATTGATTGCATGGGACGTGGTAAATGAGAATGTCCACTTCCACTTTTTTGAGGACAACCTCGGCAAAAATGCCTCTGCAGTATACTATTCAGCAGCTTACCATCTTGATCCCACAACGAACATGTTCATGAATGAGTATAACACTATCGAATACAGTGGTGATAAGGATGCCAGCCCAACCAATTATATCCGGAAGCTTAAGGAGATTCAGCAGTTTCCAGGAAATGCTGGAATATCATTGGCCATAGGGTTGCAGTGCCATTTTTCAAGTGGCGTGCCAAACATTGCATATATGAGGTCAGGTCTTGATCTTCTTGCAGCAACTGGACTTCCTATATGGCTCACAGAAACCAGTGTGGATCCTCAGCCAAATCAG AATCAAGGTGGGTTCTGA
- the LOC11414705 gene encoding endo-1,4-beta-xylanase 5-like isoform X1 yields the protein MKVGAAELCILLFTTSCLLHFSSELQHSMPYDYSATTQCVTEPKRAQYGGGIIVNPGFDHNIKGWRVFGNGTIEERISNDENRFIVASNRRQTLDGFSQKVQLKKGMIYMFSAWFQLSEGSDIVSVVFKRNGSELVHGGHVIAKHGCWSLLKGGIVANFSSPAEILFESENPIVELWVHSVSLQPFTREQWRSHQDSSIERVRKSRVRFQVTHPNETVLEGATVVIKQTRANFPYGCAMNRHILTNSDYQKWFVSRFKYTTFTNEMKWYSTEKIQGHENYTIPDAMLKFAKENGISVRGHNILWDSERRQPEWDLSLSPDELREAAAKRMKSVVSRYKGQLIAWDVVNENVHFHFFEDNLGKNASAVYYSAAYHLDPTTNMFMNEYNTIEYSGDKDASPTNYIRKLKEIQQFPGNAGISLAIGLQCHFSSGVPNIAYMRSGLDLLAATGLPIWLTETSVDPQPNQAEYFEEILREGYSHPAVQGIVMFVGPAQAGFNSTLLADADFQNTPTGDVVDKLILEWGSGPHTAIANSRGIIDLSLHHGDYDVTVTHPLTNYSKTLNISVRKEFSLESIHVKMHA from the exons ATGAAGGTCGGTGCAGCAGAGCTATGCATTTTGTTGTTCACCACATCTTGCCTTCTTCACTTTTCATCAGAGCTACAACATTCTATGCCTTATGATTATTCTGCTACTACTCAG TGTGTGACAGAACCTAAGAGGGCACAATATGGAGGAGGCATTATAGTAAATCCAGGATTTGATCACAACATAAAGGGTTGGAGAGTGTTTGGAAATGGAACAATCGAGGAACGAATATCAAATGATGAAAATAGATTCATTGTTGCTAGCAACAGAAGACAAACATTGGATGGTTTCTCACAGAAGGTCCAACTGAAGAAAGGAATGATATACATGTTTTCTG CTTGGTTTCAGCTCAGTGAAGGAAGTGACATTGTGTCAGttgtatttaaaagaaatggaAGTGAACTGGTGCATGGTGGCCATGTGATAGCCAAACATGGATGTTGGTCGCTGCTAAAAGGCGGTATAGTTGCAAACTTTTCAAGCCCTGCTGAGATTCTTTTTGAG AGTGAGAATCCAATTGTGGAATTATGGGTTCATAGTGTCTCCTTACAACCATTCACCAGAGAGCAATGGAGGTCACACCAAGATAGCAGCATTGAGAGG GTACGTAAGAGCAGGGTGAGATTCCAGGTAACTCATCCAAATGAAACAGTGTTGGAAGGAGCAACAGTTGTTATTAAACAAACAAGGGCAAATTTTCCATATGGATGTGCGATGAACCGTCATATCCTCACAAACAGTGACTACCAGAAATGGTTTGTGTCAAGATTCAAATACACAACTTTCACTAACGAGATGAAGTGGTATAGTACAGAGAAAATCCAAGGCCATGAAAACTATACTATCCCAGATGCCATGCTGAAATTTGCTAAGGAAAATGGCATATCTGTCAGAGGTCATAACATTTTGTGGGACAGTGAAAGACGTCAACCTGAATGGGATTTGTCCCTGTCTCCTGATGAATTACGAGAAGCAGCTGCAAAAAGAATGAAATCCGTGGTCTCAAGGTATAAAGGACAATTGATTGCATGGGACGTGGTAAATGAGAATGTCCACTTCCACTTTTTTGAGGACAACCTCGGCAAAAATGCCTCTGCAGTATACTATTCAGCAGCTTACCATCTTGATCCCACAACGAACATGTTCATGAATGAGTATAACACTATCGAATACAGTGGTGATAAGGATGCCAGCCCAACCAATTATATCCGGAAGCTTAAGGAGATTCAGCAGTTTCCAGGAAATGCTGGAATATCATTGGCCATAGGGTTGCAGTGCCATTTTTCAAGTGGCGTGCCAAACATTGCATATATGAGGTCAGGTCTTGATCTTCTTGCAGCAACTGGACTTCCTATATGGCTCACAGAAACCAGTGTGGATCCTCAGCCAAATCAG GCAGAGTACTTTGAAGAGATTCTTAGAGAAGGTTACTCTCATCCTGCTGTGCAAGGGATTGTAATGTTTGTGGGTCCAGCACAGGCTGGTTTCAACAGTACACTCCTTGCAGATGCAGATTTTCAAAATACTCCAACTGGAGACGTTGTGGATAAGTTGATTCTTGAGTGGGGATCTGGGCCACATACGGCCATAGCAAACAGTAGAGGAATTATAGATCTTTCATTACATCACGGGGATTATGATGTGACCGTTACACATCCTCTAACCAATTACTCCAAAACACTGAATATAAGTGTGAGGAAAGAATTTTCTTTGGAAAGTATCCATGTGAAAATGCATGCCTAA
- the LOC11427902 gene encoding endo-1,4-beta-xylanase 5-like isoform X2, whose translation MKMKTQYRNREKPLYMECVPEPQRAQYGGGIIVNPGFDHNIKDWTVFEHGTIKERTSNDGNTFIVVSNRTQPLDSLSQKVQLEKEMIYIFSAWFQLSEGSDTISVVFKINGSELVKGGHVIAKYGCWSLLKGGIVAKFSSPAEILFESKNPSPGVELWTDSVSLQPFNKTQWRSHQADSIERVRKSKVTFQVNHLNETSLEGATVVIKQTKADFPFGCGMNYHILTNIEYQKWFVSRFKYTTFTNEMKWYSTEKIQGQENYTIPDAMLKFAKENGISVRGHAILWDDERFQPQWVKSLSPEELREAAAKRMKSVVSRYSGQLIAWDVVNENVHNRFFEDKLGENASAVYYSTAYYLDPNTSMFMNEFNTIEFSPDQVASPPNYIRKLKQIQQFPGTTGMLLTIGVQGHFSRGVPNIAYMRSGLDLLGATGLPIWLTESSVDSNPNQAMYFEEILREAYSHPDVEGIIMFVGPAQAGFTNTQLADANFQNTPTGDVVDKLIGEWGTGTHTAIADSRGMIDISLHHGDYDVTVTHPLIRYSKKLNISVRKGFSPETIHVKMHA comes from the exons atgaagatgaaaaccCAATATAGAAATAGAGAGAAACCCTTGTATATGGAG TGTGTCCCAGAACCTCAGAGAGCACAATATGGAGGTGGCATTATAGTAAATCCAGGATTTGATCACAACATTAAGGATTGGACGGTGTTTGAGCATGGAACAATCAAGGAACGAACATCAAATGATGGAAATACATTTATTGTTGTCAGCAACAGAACACAACCATTAGATAGTTTATCACAAAAAGTCCAACTGGAGAaagaaatgatatatattttttctg CTTGGTTCCAGCTGAGTGAAGGAAGTGACACAATTTCTGTggtatttaaaataaatggaagtGAATTGGTAAAAGGTGGCCATGTGATAGCAAAATATGGATGTTGGTCTCTTCTAAAAGGAGGCATAGTTGCAAAATTTTCAAGCCCTGCTGAAATCCTTTTTGAG AGCAAGAATCCAAGTCCAGGTGTGGAATTATGGACTGATAGTGTCTCTTTACAACCATTCAACAAAACACAATGGAGATCACACCAAGCCGACAGCATTGAGAGG GTACGTAAGAGCAAGGTGACATTCCAAGTAAATCATCTAAACGAAACATCATTGGAAGGAGCAACGGTTGtcatcaaacaaacaaaggCAGATTTCCCATTCGGATGTGGGATGAACTATCACATCCTCACAAACATTGAGTACCAGAAATGGTTTGTGTCAAGATTCAAGTACACAACTTTCACTAATGAGATGAAGTGGTATAGTACAGAGAAAATTCAAGGCCAGGAAAACTATACTATTCCTGATGCCATGCTGAAATTTGCCAAAGAAAATGGCATTTCTGTCAGAGGTCATGCCATTTTGTGGGACGATGAAAGATTTCAGCCCCAATGGGTGAAGTCCCTATCTCCTGAAGAATTACGAGAAGCGGCTGCAAAAAGAATGAAATCTGTGGTTTCAAGATATAGTGGACAATTAATTGCATGGGACGTTGTGAACGAGAATGTCCATAACCGCTTTTTTGAGGACAAACTCGGCGAAAATGCCTCTGCAGTATATTATTCAACAGCGTACTATCTTGATCCGAACACCAGcatgtttatgaatgaatttaaCACCATTGAATTCAGTCCAGACCAAGTTGCCAGCCCACCCAATTATATCAGGAAACTTAAGCAGATTCAACAATTTCCAGGCACTACTGGAATGTTATTGACTATAGGGGTGCAAGGCCATTTTTCACGCGGCGTGCCAAACATTGCTTACATGAGGTCAGGTCTAGATCTTCTTGGTGCAACTGGACTTCCTATATGGCTCACTGAAAGTAGTGTGGATTCTAATCCAAATCAG GCAATGTATTTTGAAGAGATACTAAGAGAGGCTTACTCTCATCCAGATGTTGAAGGGATTATAATGTTTGTAGGTCCAGCACAAGCCGGTTTCACCAACACACAACTTGCAGAcgcaaattttcaaaatactccAACCGGAGACGTTGTGGACAAGCTTATTGGTGAGTGGGGAACTGGAACTCATACAGCCATAGCAGACAGTAGAGGAATGATAGATATTTCACTACATCATGGAGATTATGATGTAACTGTTACACATCCTCTAATCCGATACTCCAAAAAACTGAATATAAGTGTAAGGAAAGGATTTTCACCGGAAACCATCCATGTAAAAATGCATGCCTAA
- the LOC11427902 gene encoding endo-1,4-beta-xylanase 5-like isoform X1 — protein MMKVATELCIFLFNTSCLVLISGLQLQSMPYDYSATTECVPEPQRAQYGGGIIVNPGFDHNIKDWTVFEHGTIKERTSNDGNTFIVVSNRTQPLDSLSQKVQLEKEMIYIFSAWFQLSEGSDTISVVFKINGSELVKGGHVIAKYGCWSLLKGGIVAKFSSPAEILFESKNPSPGVELWTDSVSLQPFNKTQWRSHQADSIERVRKSKVTFQVNHLNETSLEGATVVIKQTKADFPFGCGMNYHILTNIEYQKWFVSRFKYTTFTNEMKWYSTEKIQGQENYTIPDAMLKFAKENGISVRGHAILWDDERFQPQWVKSLSPEELREAAAKRMKSVVSRYSGQLIAWDVVNENVHNRFFEDKLGENASAVYYSTAYYLDPNTSMFMNEFNTIEFSPDQVASPPNYIRKLKQIQQFPGTTGMLLTIGVQGHFSRGVPNIAYMRSGLDLLGATGLPIWLTESSVDSNPNQAMYFEEILREAYSHPDVEGIIMFVGPAQAGFTNTQLADANFQNTPTGDVVDKLIGEWGTGTHTAIADSRGMIDISLHHGDYDVTVTHPLIRYSKKLNISVRKGFSPETIHVKMHA, from the exons ATGATGAAGGTTGCAACAGAACTGTGCATATTTTTGTTCAACACATCCTGCCTTGTACTTATTTCAG GGCTCCAACTCCAATCTATGCCTTATGATTATTCTGCTACGACTGAG TGTGTCCCAGAACCTCAGAGAGCACAATATGGAGGTGGCATTATAGTAAATCCAGGATTTGATCACAACATTAAGGATTGGACGGTGTTTGAGCATGGAACAATCAAGGAACGAACATCAAATGATGGAAATACATTTATTGTTGTCAGCAACAGAACACAACCATTAGATAGTTTATCACAAAAAGTCCAACTGGAGAaagaaatgatatatattttttctg CTTGGTTCCAGCTGAGTGAAGGAAGTGACACAATTTCTGTggtatttaaaataaatggaagtGAATTGGTAAAAGGTGGCCATGTGATAGCAAAATATGGATGTTGGTCTCTTCTAAAAGGAGGCATAGTTGCAAAATTTTCAAGCCCTGCTGAAATCCTTTTTGAG AGCAAGAATCCAAGTCCAGGTGTGGAATTATGGACTGATAGTGTCTCTTTACAACCATTCAACAAAACACAATGGAGATCACACCAAGCCGACAGCATTGAGAGG GTACGTAAGAGCAAGGTGACATTCCAAGTAAATCATCTAAACGAAACATCATTGGAAGGAGCAACGGTTGtcatcaaacaaacaaaggCAGATTTCCCATTCGGATGTGGGATGAACTATCACATCCTCACAAACATTGAGTACCAGAAATGGTTTGTGTCAAGATTCAAGTACACAACTTTCACTAATGAGATGAAGTGGTATAGTACAGAGAAAATTCAAGGCCAGGAAAACTATACTATTCCTGATGCCATGCTGAAATTTGCCAAAGAAAATGGCATTTCTGTCAGAGGTCATGCCATTTTGTGGGACGATGAAAGATTTCAGCCCCAATGGGTGAAGTCCCTATCTCCTGAAGAATTACGAGAAGCGGCTGCAAAAAGAATGAAATCTGTGGTTTCAAGATATAGTGGACAATTAATTGCATGGGACGTTGTGAACGAGAATGTCCATAACCGCTTTTTTGAGGACAAACTCGGCGAAAATGCCTCTGCAGTATATTATTCAACAGCGTACTATCTTGATCCGAACACCAGcatgtttatgaatgaatttaaCACCATTGAATTCAGTCCAGACCAAGTTGCCAGCCCACCCAATTATATCAGGAAACTTAAGCAGATTCAACAATTTCCAGGCACTACTGGAATGTTATTGACTATAGGGGTGCAAGGCCATTTTTCACGCGGCGTGCCAAACATTGCTTACATGAGGTCAGGTCTAGATCTTCTTGGTGCAACTGGACTTCCTATATGGCTCACTGAAAGTAGTGTGGATTCTAATCCAAATCAG GCAATGTATTTTGAAGAGATACTAAGAGAGGCTTACTCTCATCCAGATGTTGAAGGGATTATAATGTTTGTAGGTCCAGCACAAGCCGGTTTCACCAACACACAACTTGCAGAcgcaaattttcaaaatactccAACCGGAGACGTTGTGGACAAGCTTATTGGTGAGTGGGGAACTGGAACTCATACAGCCATAGCAGACAGTAGAGGAATGATAGATATTTCACTACATCATGGAGATTATGATGTAACTGTTACACATCCTCTAATCCGATACTCCAAAAAACTGAATATAAGTGTAAGGAAAGGATTTTCACCGGAAACCATCCATGTAAAAATGCATGCCTAA
- the LOC112418670 gene encoding uncharacterized protein has protein sequence MSGLKVNFHKSMLVVVNIGSSWLYEAASVLSCKVGTVPFLYLGMPIGGNPRRLCFWEPIVNRIKSRLSGWNSRFLSFGGRLVLLKSVLTSLPVYALSFFKAPAVVRYGELGGRLEVGGRSVSCWWSEVRRLRDGVGDGGSGWFGDQVLRRVGDAVVTSFWSDRWIGEAPLCVRFRRLFELTENKSMSVADLLSVDSERWGEVWRWRRRLWEWEEELLDECGALLLDVSLNPIVSDSWVWLPDPSGGYTVRGAYSLLISQVPSVAVDDLDLVWHKQVPLKVSVFAWRLLRDRLPTRTNLIARRVLSSDMSSCVAGYGHPESARHLFLLCDTFGSLWHLVRDWIGCFGVDTDNISAHFFTVHSFDRWWCC, from the exons ATGTCGGGTTTGAaagtgaattttcataagagtaTGCTGGTGGTGGTGAATATTGGGTCGTCCTGGTTATATGAAGCTGCATCCGTGTTGAGTTGTAAAGTTGGAACTGTCCCTTTCTTGTACCTAGGTATGCCTATTGGTGGTAACCCTCGAAGATTGTGTTTCTGGGAACCTATTGTGAATCGTATTAAATCTAGACTGTCGGGTTGGAATAGTCGGTTTCTCTCTTTTGGTGGTCGCTTGGTTCTACTCAAATCTGTCTTGACCTCTCTGCCTGTCTATGcgctttccttcttcaaagctccagCAG TCGTCAGGTATGGCGAATTAGGTGGCaggttggaggttgggggccggagtgTTTCTTGCTGGTGGTCGGAGGTGAGGCGTCTTAGGGATGGGGTAGGCGATGGTGGTAGCGGGTGGTTTGGGGATCAGGTGTTGAGGAGAGTTGGTGATGCGGTTGTTACTTCGTTTTGGTCTGATAGGTGGATAGGGGAGGCTCCTCTTTGTGTGCGGTTTAGGCGGTTGTTTGAGTTAACAGAGAATAAGTCTATGTCCGTTGCCGACTTGCTCTCTGTTGATTCGGAGCGGTGGGGGGAGGTGTGGAGGTGGAGACGTAGGTTATGGgagtgggaggaggagttgctAGATGAGTGTGGGGCTTTACTTCTTGATGTTTCCTTGAATCCTATTGTTTCAGATAGCTGGGTGTGGCTTCCGGACCCATCTGGTGGTTACACAGTTCGAGGTGCATATAGTTTGTTAATCTCTCAGGTACCTTCGGTCGCCGtcgatgatctggatttggtgTGGCACAAACAGGTTCCCTTGAAGGTTTCCGTTTTTGCGTGGAGGCTCCTCCGTGATCGTTTACCAACAAGGACAAATTTGATTGCTCGACGGGTGTTGTCGTCTGACATGTCTTCGTGTGTTGCTGGCTACGGTCATCCTGAATCGGCTCGACATCTATTTTTATTGTGTGATACTTTTGGTTCTCTGTGGCATTTGGTGCGTGATTGGATCGGTTGCTTTGGGGTGGACACAGATAATATTTCAGCTCATTTTTTTACAGTTCACTCATTTGATAGGTGGTGGTGCTGTTAG